One genomic window of Medicago truncatula cultivar Jemalong A17 chromosome 1, MtrunA17r5.0-ANR, whole genome shotgun sequence includes the following:
- the LOC25485562 gene encoding uncharacterized protein At2g38710, protein MVTANKEMVVYCFDTLVAHYNGDQPPTPSFDDGQHPLFVTWKKVVNGGEPRLRGCIGSLEARGLINGFRDYALTSALRDRRFPPIEARELPLLECTVSILTDYETANDYLDWEVGKHGIIIEFSDPDYNTRRSATYLPEVAAHEGWTPLEAIDSLIRKAGCNSRITDSLRKSIKLTRYQSTLFTMHYGEYFSYVKETRGEAPSIVGVKLPG, encoded by the exons atggtGACGGCGAACAAGGAAATGGTTGTTTACTGTTTCGACACACTCGTTGCTCATTATAATGGTGACCAACCTCCCACTCCTTCCTTCGACGATGGTCAACA CCCATTGTTTGTTACTTGGAAGAAAGTGGTAAATGGAGGAGAGCCTCGTCTTCGTGGATGCATTGGTTCTCTAGAAGCACGTGGCTTGATCAATGGCTTCAGAGATTATGCGCTGACTAG CGCTCTCAGAGACCGCAGGTTTCCACCTATTGAGGCCAGAGAGCTTCCTCTTTTGGAGTGCACTGTCTCTATTCTTACTGACTATGAAACAGCTAATGATTACCTTGATTGGGAG GTAGGAAAACATGgtataattattgaattttcTGATCCTGACTATAACACCAGGCGAAGTGCCACATACCTGCCTGAAGTGGCTGCTCATGAAG GTTGGACTCCACTAGAGGCCATTGATTCTTTAATACGTAAAGCAGGCTGCAACAGTAGAATCACCGATTCACTCAGGAAAAGCATAAAGCTAACGAGATACCAAAGCACCTTATTTACTATGCACTATGGTGAATATTTTTCATACGTGAAAGAGACAAGAGGTGAAGCTCCATCCATCGTTGGAGTTAAGTTGCCTGGCTAG